From a single Lolium rigidum isolate FL_2022 chromosome 7, APGP_CSIRO_Lrig_0.1, whole genome shotgun sequence genomic region:
- the LOC124678694 gene encoding beta-D-xylosidase 4-like, with protein sequence MAMAAPPFLATALLVLTLTALCSGNAVRAQTPVFACDASNATLAGYGFCNRKASASARAKDLTSRLTLAEKVGFLVDKQAALPRLGIPEYEWWSEALHGVSYVGPGTHFSPLVPGATSFPQPILTAASFNASLFRAIGEVVSNEARAMHNVGLAGLTFWSPNINIFRDPRWGRGQETPGEDPLLASRYAVGYVTGLQDAGAGNATDGALKVAACCKHYTAYDVDNWKGVERYTFDAKVSQQDLDDTFQPPFKSCVVDGNVASVMCSYNKVNGKPTCADKDLLSGVIRGDWNLNGYISSDCDSVDVLYNKQHYTKTPEEAAAITIKSGLDLNCGTFLAEHTVAAVKAGLVSEEDVDRAITNNFIMLMRLGFFDGDPRKLAFGSLGPSDVCTSSNQELARETARQGIVLLKNSGALPLTAKSIKSMAVIGPNANASFTMIGNYEGTPCKYTTPLQGLGANVDTVYQPGCSNVGCSGNSLQLSTAVAAAASADVTVLVVGADQSIERESLDRTSLLLPGQQMQLISAVANASSGPVILVVMSGGPFDISFAKASDKISAILWVGYPGEAGGAALADIVFGHYNPSGRLPVTWYPASYADTVEMTDMRMRPDTSTGYPGRTYRFYTGETVFAFGDGLSYTTMSHSLVSAPPSEVPVRLAEDHPCRAEECASVEAAGDHCEGLAYDVHLRVENAGAVAGAHSVLLFSSPPSVHGAPAKHLLGFEKVSLAPGEAGTVAFRVDVCRDLSVVDELGRRKVALGGHTLHVGDLKHTMNLRV encoded by the exons ATGGCCATGGCGGCGCCTCCGTTCCTGGCTACCGCGCTGCTCGTCCTCACCCTGACGGCGCTGTGCAGCGGCAATGCTGTTCGCGCCCAAACGCCTGTGTTCGCGTGCGACGCGTCGAACGCGACGTTGGCGGGGTACGGGTTCTGCAACCGcaaggcgtcggcgtcggcgcgcgCCAAGGACCTGACCTCGCGGCTGACGCTGGCGGAGAAGGTGGGGTTCCTGGTGGACAAGCAGGCGGCGCTGCCGCGGCTGGGCATCCCGGAGTACGAGTGGTGGTCGGAGGCGCTGCACGGGGTGTCCTACGTCGGCCCCGGCACGCACTTCTCGCCGCTCGTCCCCGGCGCCACCAGCTTCCCGCAGCCCATCCTCACCGCCGCCTCCTTCAACGCCTCCCTCTTCCGCGCCATCGGCGAG GTGGTGTCGAACGAGGCGCGCGCGATGCACAACGTGGGCCTGGCGGGCCTCACGTTCTGGAGCCCCAACATCAACATCTTCCGGGACCCGCGGTGGGGCCGCGGCCAGGAGACCCCCGGCGAGGACCCGCTGCTGGCCAGCAGGTACGCCGTCGGCTACGTCACCGGCCTCCAGGACGCCGGCGCCGGCAACGCCACCGACGGCGCGCTCAAGGTCGCCGCCTGCTGCAAGCACTACACCGCCTACGACGTCGACAACTGGAAGGGCGTCGAGCGATACACATTCGACGCCAAG GTCTCGCAGCAGGACCTTGACGACACGTTCCAGCCGCCGTTCAAGAGCTGTGTGGTGGACGGCAATGTGGCCAGCGTCATGTGCTCCTACAACAAGGTGAACGGGAAGCCCACCTGCGCCGACAAGGACCTCCTGTCCGGAGTCATCAGAGGGGACTGGAACCTCAACGG ATACATCTCTTCAGACTGTGACTCCGTCGACGTGCTCTACAATAAGCAGCACTACACCAAGACGCCCGAGGAAGCTGCCGCCATTACCATCAAATCAG GGCTGGATTTGAACTGCGGCACCTTCCTGGCGGAGCACACGGTGGCGGCGGTGAAGGCCGGCTTGGTGTCGGAGGAGGACGTCGACCGGGCGATCACCAACAACTTCATCATGCTGATGCGGCTGGGCTTTTTCGACGGCGACCCGAGGAAGCTCGCCTTTGGCAGCCTCGGCCCCAGTGACGTGTGCACGTCTTCCAACCAGGAGCTGGCCCGCGAGACGGCGCGCCAGGGCATCGTGCTGCTCAAGAACAGCGGCGCGCTCCCGCTCACCGCCAAGTCCATCAAGTCCATGGCTGTCATTGGGCCCAACGCCAATGCCAGCTTCACCATGATCGGCAACTACGAAG GCACGCCGTGCAAGTACACGACGCCGCTCCAGGGCCTGGGCGCCAACGTGGACACTGTTTACCAGCCGGGGTGCAGCAACGTCGGGTGCAGCGGGAACAGCCTCCAGCTCAGCACCGCCGTGGCGGCCGCAGCCAGCGCCGACGTGACCGTGCTCGTCGTTGGGGCCGACCAGTCCATTGAGCGCGAGAGCCTGGACAGGACGAGCCTCCTGTTGCCAGGCCAGCAGATGCAGCTCATCTCCGCGGTCGCGAACGCCTCCAGCGGCCCTGTCATCCTCGTCGTCATGTCCGGCGGGCCGTTCGACATCTCCTTCGCCAAGGCCAGCGACAAGATCTCCGCCATTCTTTGGGTCGGCTACCCCGGCGAAGCCGGTGGCGCCGCCCTCGCCGACATCGTCTTCGGACACTACAACCCAA GCGGGAGGTTGCCGGTGACGTGGTACCCGGCGTCGTACGCGGACACGGTGGAGATGACGGACATGCGGATGCGGCCGGACACGTCGACGGGGTACCCGGGCCGGACGTACCGGTTCTACACGGGCGAGACGGTGTTCGCGTTCGGGGACGGGCTGAGCTACACCACGATGTCGCACAGCCTCGTGtcggcgccgccctcggaggtgcCCGTGCGGCTCGCCGAGGACCATCCGTGCCGCGCGGAGGAGTGCGCGTCGGTGGAGGCCGCGGGCGACCACTGCGAGGGCCTTGCGTACGACGTGCACCTCCGGGTGGAGAACGCGGGCGCGGTGGCCGGCGCGCACTCGGTGCTCCtgttctcgtcgccgccgtccgTGCACGGCGCGCCGGCGAAGCACCTGCTCGGGTTCGAGAAGGTGTCGCTTGCGCCCGGGGAGGCTGGCACGGTGGCGTTCAGGGTGGACGTGTGCAGGGACCTCAGCGTGGTGGACGAGCTGGGCCGGCGCAAGGTGGCCCTCGGCGGCCACACGCTGCACGTCGGCGACCTCAAGCACACCATGAACCTACGGGTTTGA